A stretch of the Acanthochromis polyacanthus isolate Apoly-LR-REF ecotype Palm Island chromosome 22, KAUST_Apoly_ChrSc, whole genome shotgun sequence genome encodes the following:
- the LOC127531760 gene encoding zinc finger protein OZF-like isoform X9, with the protein MDSSQKKCKHSNGVRCRTSEEDKDGSATTAKRDESLSCEQCGKTFITATKLRIHKRIHTVDKPFSCDQCGKAFTLKSHLKRHQLIHSGVKPFSCDQCGKAFTKKSNLTSHQLIHSGVKPFNCDQCGMDFTKKSHLERHQLIHSGVKPFSCDQCGKAFTHKSNLTSHQLIHSGVKLFGCDQCGKAFTHKANLTSHQLMHSGVKAFNCDQCGKGFTHKSNLTSHQLIHSGVKPFNCDQCGKAFTHKSNLISHQLIHSGVKPFSCDQCGNAFTDKSTLRKHQLIHSGVKPFNCDQCGKAFTHKSTLANHQRIHSGVKPFSCDQCGKAFTEKSTLKSHQVIHSGVKPFNCDQCVKTFTQHEQLLIHQCPHSGRKRYHCDSCEKTFSSQQSLKCHQRIHTGHDVYVCDYCGEPFVRYSQLKAHEVTHTGVKPYICDQCGKRYRSTAYLKVHQRVHTGERPYRCDECKKTFTTLGSLKQHQQIHTRKKAFNQFHSEQNGTDGRNSQTCQHSANGEQCCFDQSGPTSNQQGTQQ; encoded by the exons aaatgtaaacacagcaatggagtgagatgtcggacctctgaggaggataaggatggttcggcaacaacagcaaaaagagatgaatcactgagttgtgagcaatgtggcaagacttttatcacagcaacaaagctaagaattcacaaacgtattcacactgtggacaaaccattcagctgtgatcagtgtggaaaggcttttactctgaagagtcacttaaaaagacatcaactcattcacagtggagttaaaccattcagctgtgatcagtgtggaaaggcttttactaagaagagtaatctaacaagtcatcaactcattcacagtggagttaaaccattcaactgtgatcagtgtggaatgGATTTTACCAAGAAGAGTCACTTAGAAAggcatcaactcattcacagtggagttaaaccattcagctgtgatcagtgtggaaaggcttttactcacaagagtaatctaacaagtcatcaactcattcacagtggagtgaaattgtttggctgtgatcagtgtggaaaggcttttactcacaaggctaatctaacaagtcatcaactcatgcacagtggagttaaagcattcaactgtgatcagtgtggaaagggttttactcacaagagtaatctaacaagtcatcaactcattcacagtggagtgaaaccattcaactgtgatcagtgtggaaaggcttttactcacaagagtaatCTAataagtcatcaactcattcacagtggagttaaaccattcagctgtgatcagtgtggaaatgCCTTTACTGACAAGAGTACGTTAAgaaaacatcaactcattcacagtggagtgaaaccgtttaactgtgatcagtgtggaaaggcttttactcacaagagtactCTAGCAAATCATCAAcgcattcacagtggagttaaaccattcagctgtgatcagtgtggaaaggcttttactgagAAGAGTacattaaaaagtcatcaagTCATTCACAGTGgcgttaaaccattcaactgtgatcagtgtgtgaaaacctttactcaacatgaacagttgttgatccatcaatgcccccattctggtagaaagcggtaccactgtgactcctgtgaaaaaactttcagctcccaacagagcttaaaatgtcaccaacgcatccacactggacatgatgtgtacgTATGTGATTACTGTGGTGAACCATTTGTACggtactcacagttaaaagctcatgaagtgacccacactggggttaaaccatacatttgtgaccagtgtgggaaacgctaccGCTCCACTGCatacctcaaagttcaccaacgtgtccacactggggagagaccatacagatgtgacgagtgtaagaagacttttacaactttgggttccctgaaacaacaccagcagatccacaccagaaagaaagcattcaatcagtttcacagtgag cagaacggaacagatggacgaaactctcagacttgtcagcactctgccaatggtgaacagtgctgctttgaccagtctggaccaacgtccaaccaacaaggaacccaACAATga
- the LOC127531760 gene encoding zinc finger protein OZF-like isoform X10, whose protein sequence is MDSSQKKCKHSNGVRCRTSEEDKDGSATTAKRDESLSCEQCGKTFITATKLRIHKRIHTVDKPFSCDQCGKAFTLKSHLKRHQLIHSGVKPFSCDQCGKAFTKKSNLTSHQLIHSGVKPFNCDQCGMDFTKKSHLERHQLIHSGVKPFSCDQCGKAFTHKSNLTSHQLIHSGVKLFGCDQCGKAFTHKANLTSHQLMHSGVKAFNCDQCGKGFTHKSNLTSHQLIHSGVKPFNCDQCGKAFTHKSNLISHQLIHSGVKPFSCDQCGNAFTDKSTLRKHQLIHSGVKPFNCDQCGKAFTHKSTLANHQRIHSGVKPFSCDQCGKAFTEKSTLKSHQVIHSGVKPFNCDQCVKTFTQHEQLLIHQCPHSGRKRYHCDSCEKTFSSQQSLKCHQRIHTGHDVYVCDYCGEPFVRYSQLKAHEVTHTGVKPYICDQCGKRYRSTAYLKVHQRVHTGERPYRCDECKKTFTTLGSLKQHQQIHTRKKAFNQFHSENGTDGRNSQTCQHSANGEQCCFDQSGPTSNQQGTQQ, encoded by the exons aaatgtaaacacagcaatggagtgagatgtcggacctctgaggaggataaggatggttcggcaacaacagcaaaaagagatgaatcactgagttgtgagcaatgtggcaagacttttatcacagcaacaaagctaagaattcacaaacgtattcacactgtggacaaaccattcagctgtgatcagtgtggaaaggcttttactctgaagagtcacttaaaaagacatcaactcattcacagtggagttaaaccattcagctgtgatcagtgtggaaaggcttttactaagaagagtaatctaacaagtcatcaactcattcacagtggagttaaaccattcaactgtgatcagtgtggaatgGATTTTACCAAGAAGAGTCACTTAGAAAggcatcaactcattcacagtggagttaaaccattcagctgtgatcagtgtggaaaggcttttactcacaagagtaatctaacaagtcatcaactcattcacagtggagtgaaattgtttggctgtgatcagtgtggaaaggcttttactcacaaggctaatctaacaagtcatcaactcatgcacagtggagttaaagcattcaactgtgatcagtgtggaaagggttttactcacaagagtaatctaacaagtcatcaactcattcacagtggagtgaaaccattcaactgtgatcagtgtggaaaggcttttactcacaagagtaatCTAataagtcatcaactcattcacagtggagttaaaccattcagctgtgatcagtgtggaaatgCCTTTACTGACAAGAGTACGTTAAgaaaacatcaactcattcacagtggagtgaaaccgtttaactgtgatcagtgtggaaaggcttttactcacaagagtactCTAGCAAATCATCAAcgcattcacagtggagttaaaccattcagctgtgatcagtgtggaaaggcttttactgagAAGAGTacattaaaaagtcatcaagTCATTCACAGTGgcgttaaaccattcaactgtgatcagtgtgtgaaaacctttactcaacatgaacagttgttgatccatcaatgcccccattctggtagaaagcggtaccactgtgactcctgtgaaaaaactttcagctcccaacagagcttaaaatgtcaccaacgcatccacactggacatgatgtgtacgTATGTGATTACTGTGGTGAACCATTTGTACggtactcacagttaaaagctcatgaagtgacccacactggggttaaaccatacatttgtgaccagtgtgggaaacgctaccGCTCCACTGCatacctcaaagttcaccaacgtgtccacactggggagagaccatacagatgtgacgagtgtaagaagacttttacaactttgggttccctgaaacaacaccagcagatccacaccagaaagaaagcattcaatcagtttcacagtgag aacggaacagatggacgaaactctcagacttgtcagcactctgccaatggtgaacagtgctgctttgaccagtctggaccaacgtccaaccaacaaggaacccaACAATga